A window of the Lepisosteus oculatus isolate fLepOcu1 chromosome 14, fLepOcu1.hap2, whole genome shotgun sequence genome harbors these coding sequences:
- the LOC138242677 gene encoding uncharacterized protein: protein MALPTIPAAFLLVLWTTESCAGPVTVRFLDSAILPCISKDPAPVDQPAVKWVLSTGRPVLYVEGGRPHSGPGFEHRAQMSGDKARLGNYSLTIAAVTFSDTGLYECYREAERDHLQFLEDTYLTVTAHEENVTHQSGASLSLPLHTTGPVEVLFDPAGSTQSSRVLLSSSGPPDPGYEHRVSVQNSSLTLRSLTPADQGSYTVRDLQGNTISTVTVTVGGDVFLYHPLS from the exons ATGGCGCTCCCGACAATCCCTGCTGCCTTTTTACTGGTGCTCTGGACCACGG AGTCCTGTGCTGGCCCTGTCACTGTGAGATTTTTGGACTCGGCTATACTGCCCTGCATCTCCAAGGATCCAGCCCCTGTGGACCAGCCTGCTGTAAAATGGGTGTTGTCTACAGGAAGACCTGTGCTGTATGTCGAAGGTGGAAGACCTCATTCTGGACCCGGGTTCGAGCACAGAGCCCAGATGTCCGGAGACAAGGCCAGACTGGGAAATTACTCCCTGACCATCGCTGCTGTGACGTTCTCCGACACGGGCCTGTATGAGTGCTATCGGGAAGCCGAGCGAGACCACCTGCAGTTCCTGGAGGACACTTATCTCACTGTCACAG CTCATGAAGAAAATGTCACCCATCAGTCTggagcctctctgtctctccctctccatactactggtccagtggaggtgctgtttgatcctgcaggatctACCCAGTCTTCCAGAGTCTTACTGAGCAGCTCAGGGCCCCCTGACCCCGGGTATGAACACagagtgtcagtgcagaacagctctctgacactgcgctccctcactccagctgatcaggggagctacacagtgagggaccttcaGGGAAACACCATCAGCACTGTGACAGTCACTGTGGGAGGTGA TGTGTTCTTATATCATCCTTTATCctga